A genome region from Schaalia sp. 19OD2882 includes the following:
- a CDS encoding exonuclease SbcCD subunit D C-terminal domain-containing protein: protein MRILHTADWHLGRTLHGEDLGPAHAAFLDHLVDLVSHHRVDVLVVSGDVFDRTLAPLASLRLLQGALERLCPMTRVILTPGNHDSATRLGFGASLMREELRVFSRVDQVGIPVEVPGPGGQDGLLVYPVPWLEPDLVRHELGEVGSPVARSHEAVLRAALARITADLQVRRSQGDARPALAMVHTFVSGAVESDSERDIQVGGVAAVPASLFEDTGLAYVACGHLHRPQDVKGTGTKVRYSGSPLPLSFSEAGDHKSVTLVDISPDGAVDVQVLELPVWRRLAVLEGTMEHLLSPATDTHLQDWVSLRVTDPARPSEMVRRLRERFAHALLVQHTPQGVQARTAPDAQDLRTRGAREVSRDFFEAVGGRPLDEEEAALLDDVLTAIRSEATA, encoded by the coding sequence ATGCGCATCCTGCACACTGCTGACTGGCACTTGGGCCGTACCCTGCACGGTGAGGACCTTGGGCCGGCGCACGCGGCTTTCCTCGACCATCTCGTGGACCTGGTCTCCCACCATCGGGTGGACGTCCTCGTGGTCAGTGGGGACGTCTTCGACCGGACCCTGGCCCCCTTGGCTTCCCTGCGGCTGCTCCAGGGTGCCTTGGAGCGTTTGTGTCCGATGACCCGCGTGATCCTTACTCCCGGCAACCACGATTCGGCGACCCGCCTGGGCTTCGGCGCGTCCCTCATGCGTGAGGAGCTGCGGGTCTTCTCCCGAGTGGACCAGGTGGGCATCCCGGTCGAGGTTCCCGGCCCGGGAGGCCAGGACGGTCTGCTCGTCTACCCGGTGCCGTGGCTCGAACCCGATCTGGTGCGTCACGAACTGGGCGAGGTGGGATCCCCCGTCGCCCGCTCACACGAGGCCGTCCTTCGAGCAGCCCTGGCACGGATCACCGCGGACCTTCAGGTGCGGCGTTCGCAAGGCGACGCCCGCCCCGCCCTGGCCATGGTCCACACCTTCGTCTCCGGCGCCGTGGAGTCCGACTCCGAAAGAGACATCCAGGTCGGCGGTGTCGCGGCCGTACCCGCCTCCCTCTTCGAGGACACCGGCCTGGCGTACGTCGCCTGCGGGCACCTGCACCGCCCCCAGGACGTGAAGGGCACCGGCACCAAGGTGCGTTACAGCGGTTCGCCCCTGCCCCTGTCCTTCTCCGAGGCCGGGGACCACAAGTCCGTCACCTTGGTGGACATCTCCCCCGACGGCGCGGTCGACGTGCAGGTGCTCGAGCTTCCTGTGTGGCGGCGTTTGGCGGTGCTCGAAGGCACGATGGAGCATCTCCTCTCCCCTGCCACCGACACCCACCTGCAGGACTGGGTGAGTCTACGAGTCACCGACCCGGCACGCCCTTCCGAGATGGTGCGTCGCCTGCGAGAACGCTTCGCCCACGCCCTCCTCGTCCAGCACACTCCGCAAGGGGTGCAGGCCCGCACGGCTCCCGACGCCCAGGACCTGCGTACTCGCGGCGCACGCGAAGTCAGTCGCGACTTCTTCGAGGCGGTCGGTGGGCGCCCCCTCGACGAGGAGGAAGCCGCCCTTCTCGACGACGTCCTCACCGCCATTCGATCGGAGGCCACGGCATGA
- the hisN gene encoding histidinol-phosphatase translates to MSTPLAHEDDLRLAHLLADEADAITMSRFGAEDLLVESKPDLTPVSDADRAAEDALRAILAEARPGDSVLGEERGTTGQARRQWIIDPIDGTMNFVRGVPVWATLIALVEDDEVRVGVVSAPALGTRWWARRGGGAWTGRTVSEARRIHVSKVARLEDASLSYASISSWAAHGLGDEFAAFLTRFWRTRAYGDFWSYMLLAQGAVDVAAEPELEVYDMAALVPIVVEAGGRFTDLSGGEGPWGGNAVASNSLLHEECLKALRAPH, encoded by the coding sequence ATGAGCACGCCCCTGGCCCACGAGGACGACCTGCGTCTGGCGCACCTGCTTGCCGACGAGGCCGACGCCATCACCATGAGCCGCTTCGGCGCGGAGGACCTGCTGGTCGAGTCCAAACCGGACCTCACTCCCGTCTCGGACGCTGACCGCGCCGCCGAGGACGCGCTGCGGGCGATCCTGGCCGAAGCCCGCCCGGGCGACTCGGTGCTGGGTGAGGAGCGTGGCACGACCGGGCAGGCGCGCCGCCAGTGGATCATCGACCCCATCGACGGCACGATGAACTTCGTACGGGGCGTGCCCGTGTGGGCCACCCTGATCGCCCTGGTCGAGGACGACGAGGTGAGAGTCGGAGTGGTCAGTGCGCCGGCACTGGGCACACGCTGGTGGGCGCGCCGTGGCGGCGGCGCGTGGACGGGACGCACCGTGTCGGAGGCACGCAGGATCCACGTGTCCAAGGTGGCGCGCCTGGAGGACGCCTCCCTGTCCTACGCCTCGATCTCCAGCTGGGCCGCACACGGCCTGGGGGATGAGTTCGCCGCATTCCTCACCCGCTTTTGGCGCACGCGCGCCTACGGGGACTTCTGGAGTTACATGCTGTTGGCCCAGGGCGCGGTGGACGTGGCGGCAGAACCCGAGTTGGAGGTCTACGACATGGCGGCCCTGGTACCCATCGTCGTGGAAGCCGGGGGGCGTTTCACCGACCTGTCCGGTGGTGAGGGCCCGTGGGGGGGCAATGCGGTGGCGAGCAACTCGCTGCTGCACGAGGAGTGTCTCAAGGCGCTCCGTGCACCGCACTGA
- a CDS encoding gamma-glutamyl-gamma-aminobutyrate hydrolase family protein (Members of this family of hydrolases with an active site Cys residue belong to MEROPS family C26.), which yields MSKPFLILSSRADAGPAASEAEAVPRIAGLGAGEYRWVRMEQVGLPAIDLDEWSGIIMCGSPFDVGRAEEDKPEIQKRIEARLHADLYPRILEASFPFLGICYGLGTLTVHLGGAMDSAHGEEISAPLLHLSDKGAADPLSAGLPRAFHSYVGHHEGVARLGEGATVLVTGQACPIHMVRYGDAAWCTQFHPELDLAGIENRIDNYAGRYYEAARAKEIRAMVRSVNVSPCHSVLSTFVRLHRR from the coding sequence ATGTCGAAGCCCTTCCTCATCCTGTCCTCCCGCGCGGATGCCGGACCGGCCGCCTCCGAGGCCGAGGCGGTGCCGAGGATCGCGGGACTGGGTGCGGGTGAGTACCGGTGGGTTCGAATGGAGCAGGTGGGACTGCCCGCGATCGACCTGGACGAGTGGTCGGGGATCATCATGTGCGGCTCCCCCTTCGACGTGGGGCGCGCCGAGGAAGACAAGCCCGAGATCCAGAAGCGCATCGAGGCGCGGCTGCACGCCGACCTGTATCCGCGCATCCTGGAGGCTTCCTTCCCCTTCCTCGGCATCTGCTACGGCCTGGGGACCCTCACGGTCCACTTGGGCGGTGCCATGGACAGTGCCCATGGTGAGGAGATCTCCGCTCCGCTGCTGCACCTCAGTGACAAGGGCGCCGCCGACCCGCTGTCGGCCGGGCTCCCCCGCGCCTTCCACTCCTACGTGGGCCACCACGAGGGCGTGGCCCGGCTGGGCGAGGGAGCGACGGTGCTGGTCACGGGCCAGGCGTGCCCGATCCACATGGTGCGTTACGGGGATGCGGCCTGGTGCACCCAGTTCCACCCGGAATTGGACCTTGCGGGCATCGAGAACAGGATCGACAACTATGCGGGCCGCTACTACGAGGCGGCGCGGGCCAAGGAGATCCGCGCGATGGTTCGCAGCGTGAACGTGAGCCCCTGCCATTCGGTGCTCTCGACATTCGTCCGGCTGCACCGACGTTGA
- the rsgA gene encoding ribosome small subunit-dependent GTPase A — MARDVGTDDRRVRVRAGKGSRPRTKVRPDWSTKPLGRVVAIDRGRYGVVVDGAGTRVNAVRAKELGRGSVVMGDRVRLTGDLSGRVDTLARIVAVEERRSILRRSLEDAPDQKGEKVIVANADLLVVVTALADPPPRTGMINRCMVAAFEAGMDVVLCLTKSDLADPCELRRAYADFEVTVVATCARADGGVEGLEDLEDLLTGRFSVLVGHSGVGKSTLINALVPGAGRAVGHVNEVTGKGRHTSTSSESFELPGGGWIVDTPGVRSFGLGHVRVEDVLRVFPEVAEAAAWCLPMCTHLAGETSCALDEWRLGAGPFRVSTGGADEGGASDEEEVARRAALVESARRLLGAVATAEAASRAAR, encoded by the coding sequence GTGGCACGTGACGTGGGAACCGACGACCGGCGTGTGCGAGTGCGCGCCGGCAAGGGCTCTCGCCCAAGGACCAAGGTGCGCCCCGACTGGTCGACGAAGCCCCTGGGCCGGGTCGTGGCCATCGACCGGGGCCGTTACGGGGTGGTGGTCGACGGGGCCGGGACGCGAGTCAACGCCGTGCGCGCCAAGGAGCTGGGCCGCGGCTCAGTGGTCATGGGCGACAGGGTGCGTCTGACCGGCGACCTCAGCGGACGGGTCGACACCTTGGCGCGCATCGTCGCCGTCGAGGAGCGTCGCAGCATCCTGCGGCGTTCCCTGGAGGACGCGCCGGACCAGAAGGGTGAGAAGGTCATCGTGGCCAATGCGGACCTGCTGGTGGTCGTCACGGCGCTGGCGGATCCTCCGCCTCGTACCGGCATGATCAACCGCTGCATGGTCGCCGCCTTCGAGGCGGGCATGGACGTGGTCCTGTGTCTGACGAAGTCCGACCTGGCAGACCCCTGCGAACTTCGCCGCGCATACGCCGACTTCGAGGTGACGGTGGTGGCCACGTGTGCCCGGGCCGATGGGGGCGTCGAGGGCCTGGAGGACCTCGAAGACCTGTTGACCGGGCGATTCTCCGTCCTCGTGGGGCATTCCGGTGTCGGCAAGTCGACACTCATCAACGCTCTGGTGCCGGGGGCGGGCAGGGCGGTCGGTCACGTGAACGAGGTGACCGGGAAGGGACGCCACACGTCGACCTCGTCGGAGTCCTTCGAACTGCCCGGCGGCGGCTGGATCGTCGACACGCCCGGGGTGCGATCCTTCGGGCTGGGCCATGTCAGGGTCGAGGACGTCCTGAGGGTCTTTCCCGAGGTGGCCGAGGCCGCCGCCTGGTGTCTGCCGATGTGCACGCATCTTGCGGGCGAAACCTCCTGCGCGTTGGACGAGTGGCGCCTCGGCGCGGGCCCCTTCCGCGTGTCGACCGGGGGCGCAGACGAGGGCGGCGCCAGTGACGAGGAGGAGGTGGCGCGCCGCGCCGCGCTCGTCGAATCCGCGAGGCGCCTCCTGGGGGCCGTGGCCACAGCGGAGGCCGCCTCGCGGGCCGCCCGCTGA
- the aroA gene encoding 3-phosphoshikimate 1-carboxyvinyltransferase, whose protein sequence is MTPAGGHWSAPHHPTPVHATIRVPGSKSHTARALVLAALANAPTTIRGALDSRDTTLMARALTSLGAGVERDGDVWRVAPLDPAAMEPTTVECGLAGTVMRFVAALAATGACPIRFTGDEAALARPMGPLLDALSSMGVRVEYEGDAGHLPFTVTGPARVPASATVRVDASASSQFLSALLLASPLLADPLRIEADGNVVSMPHVRLTVEAMRERGLDVTDAGPGRWLVRPGRAAGESVDIEPDLTNAGVFLAAAHLTGGTVRIPDWPRATAQAGDAWRDLFTRLGARLRWVEGALELTGPGVGTYDGLDIDMSDHGELVPTLAAVLLHARTPSHLRGIAHLRGHETDRLAALVDQIHALGGGAREKADGLVIIPTPLHGAALEARQDHRLATFAALVALVVPGVQLDDVGATSKTLPGFTRLWEMCVSGHRGT, encoded by the coding sequence ATGACCCCTGCGGGCGGCCACTGGTCAGCCCCTCATCACCCCACCCCCGTCCACGCCACCATTCGCGTTCCCGGCTCGAAGTCGCACACTGCGCGCGCCCTCGTCCTGGCCGCCCTCGCCAATGCCCCCACGACGATCCGCGGTGCCCTCGACTCGCGCGACACGACCCTCATGGCCCGTGCCCTGACCTCCTTGGGTGCCGGAGTCGAGCGGGACGGGGACGTGTGGCGGGTTGCTCCGCTGGACCCCGCCGCCATGGAGCCGACCACCGTCGAGTGCGGGCTGGCGGGCACCGTCATGCGTTTCGTCGCCGCTCTTGCGGCGACGGGGGCCTGTCCCATCCGGTTCACGGGCGACGAGGCCGCCTTGGCGCGCCCCATGGGGCCCTTGCTGGATGCACTGTCCTCCATGGGGGTGCGGGTCGAGTACGAGGGCGATGCCGGCCACCTGCCCTTCACCGTGACCGGGCCGGCACGGGTGCCCGCCTCCGCAACAGTCCGCGTCGATGCCTCGGCGTCCTCGCAATTCCTTTCCGCCCTGTTGCTCGCCTCCCCCCTCCTGGCCGACCCGCTCCGCATCGAGGCCGACGGGAACGTCGTGTCCATGCCGCATGTGCGGCTCACGGTCGAGGCCATGCGCGAGCGGGGCCTGGATGTCACCGACGCCGGTCCCGGCAGGTGGCTGGTTCGCCCGGGCCGCGCGGCGGGCGAGAGCGTGGACATCGAACCCGACCTGACCAATGCGGGCGTGTTCCTGGCCGCCGCCCACCTGACCGGTGGCACGGTGCGGATCCCCGACTGGCCCCGGGCAACGGCTCAGGCCGGTGACGCCTGGCGTGACCTCTTCACGCGCCTGGGCGCACGGCTGCGGTGGGTCGAGGGCGCTCTGGAACTCACCGGCCCCGGGGTGGGCACCTATGACGGGCTCGACATCGACATGTCCGACCACGGTGAGCTGGTCCCCACCTTGGCGGCCGTCCTGCTGCATGCGCGCACCCCCTCGCATCTTCGCGGAATAGCGCACCTGCGCGGACACGAGACGGACCGGCTGGCCGCCCTCGTCGACCAGATCCACGCGCTGGGTGGCGGGGCCCGAGAGAAGGCCGACGGCCTGGTCATCATCCCCACCCCGCTGCACGGGGCCGCCCTGGAGGCACGCCAGGACCACCGACTGGCGACATTCGCCGCCCTGGTCGCCCTGGTGGTGCCCGGCGTCCAACTGGACGACGTGGGAGCCACGTCGAAGACCCTTCCGGGGTTCACACGCCTGTGGGAGATGTGCGTGAGTGGTCACCGTGGCACGTGA
- a CDS encoding DoxX family membrane protein gives MNLLRLVARPLLAAPFVLDAVSALTRPQDHVERARAVRPLLDRIPGFEDLDDSTLRLATRLAGGATLVAALAFATGRAARTSATVLAAAALPIALVNHPVWAATDKEERVEQAKGLLLRGALVGAMTIAAVDRQGRPSAQWRYGAWRVHRGQLDQLRSQERQAAALRAAKVEEAHARALEKAASRALGQARLEGGVERVLAPAAQVGRR, from the coding sequence ATGAACCTCCTGCGCCTGGTTGCTCGCCCCCTGCTCGCCGCGCCCTTCGTCCTCGACGCCGTCTCGGCCCTGACCCGTCCACAGGACCACGTCGAACGGGCGAGGGCGGTGCGTCCGCTCCTGGACCGCATCCCCGGATTCGAAGACCTCGACGATTCGACGCTGCGCCTGGCCACTCGCCTTGCCGGAGGAGCCACCCTGGTCGCCGCCCTGGCGTTCGCCACGGGCAGGGCCGCGCGCACCAGCGCCACGGTTCTGGCGGCGGCTGCCCTTCCCATCGCGCTGGTCAACCACCCCGTGTGGGCGGCCACGGACAAGGAAGAACGCGTCGAGCAGGCCAAGGGTCTGCTGCTGCGCGGCGCCCTCGTCGGGGCAATGACGATCGCCGCCGTGGACCGTCAGGGGCGCCCCTCCGCGCAGTGGCGCTACGGCGCGTGGCGTGTGCACCGTGGGCAACTGGACCAACTGCGCTCACAGGAGCGCCAAGCCGCAGCCCTTCGCGCCGCCAAGGTCGAGGAGGCCCACGCCCGCGCCCTGGAGAAGGCGGCCTCGCGGGCCCTCGGACAGGCCCGCCTGGAAGGCGGTGTGGAACGGGTACTGGCTCCGGCGGCACAGGTGGGCCGGCGATGA
- a CDS encoding sigma-70 family RNA polymerase sigma factor yields the protein MDAHTGTQDEDGGEPSSSPNQPSTDTDGDALFEAEALPLLDQIFGAAMGMTRNRADAEDLTQETFLKAYTKFHQFTPGTNLKAWLYRILTNTYISQYRKDRRSPRRASTDTVEDWQLAEAAAHSGTPLPSTEVEALERMPDAQVRLALESLSEDHRLVVLLADVEGLKYREVAEMLDVPIGTVMSRLHRARKALREVLADVATQYGIGGASDE from the coding sequence ATGGATGCGCACACGGGTACACAGGACGAGGACGGGGGCGAGCCGTCCTCGTCCCCGAACCAACCGTCGACGGACACGGACGGGGACGCCCTCTTCGAGGCCGAGGCGCTGCCGCTGCTCGACCAGATCTTCGGTGCCGCCATGGGAATGACCCGCAACCGCGCGGACGCCGAGGACCTGACCCAGGAGACCTTCCTCAAGGCCTACACGAAGTTCCACCAGTTCACTCCTGGCACCAACCTCAAGGCGTGGCTGTACCGGATCCTCACGAACACCTACATCTCCCAGTACCGCAAGGACCGGCGCTCTCCCCGGCGCGCCTCCACCGACACGGTGGAGGACTGGCAGCTGGCCGAGGCCGCCGCCCATTCCGGCACGCCCCTGCCCAGCACCGAGGTCGAGGCCTTGGAACGAATGCCCGACGCCCAGGTGCGTCTGGCCCTGGAGTCCCTGTCGGAGGACCATCGCCTGGTGGTCCTGCTGGCCGACGTCGAAGGACTGAAGTACCGGGAGGTCGCCGAGATGCTGGACGTGCCCATCGGCACCGTCATGTCGCGCCTGCACCGGGCCAGGAAGGCACTGCGCGAGGTGCTGGCGGATGTGGCCACCCAATACGGAATCGGGGGTGCAAGCGATGAGTGA
- a CDS encoding anti-sigma factor: MSEELTCEELRAQLDAYLDCEECDDLAALVEAGTLNGPDARMRRLLEAHARQCPHCATVVDAERHMRRALRRCYSHQAPEGLRASIMELTVSRSRRAVRTRVTRIDITEER; encoded by the coding sequence ATGAGTGAGGAGCTCACCTGCGAGGAACTGAGGGCCCAGTTGGACGCCTACCTCGACTGCGAGGAGTGCGACGACCTGGCCGCCTTGGTGGAGGCCGGCACATTGAACGGGCCCGACGCCCGCATGCGGCGCCTCTTGGAGGCCCACGCGCGCCAGTGCCCGCACTGCGCCACCGTGGTCGACGCCGAGCGGCACATGCGTCGGGCCCTGCGCCGCTGCTACTCGCACCAGGCCCCCGAAGGCTTGCGGGCCAGCATCATGGAGCTCACCGTGTCCCGCTCGCGCAGGGCGGTGCGCACCCGAGTCACACGCATCGACATCACCGAGGAGCGGTGA
- a CDS encoding GDSL-type esterase/lipase family protein, protein MRICVIGDELVAGAGDPRALGWVGRVLARSTFAEAPTVMTLAVPGETTAQLSTRWEEEALRRLGTTGTRALVVGVGCADANSGLSTARSRLAVANIADRAAALGIPSFVVGPPPLAGADQAHLEELSHACAQVCERRQIPFVDTFTPLVAHDQWFEDMASSPARTPTGMTLPGQSGYALMAWLTLHQGWYEWTGADVRE, encoded by the coding sequence GTGCGCATCTGTGTCATCGGTGACGAGCTGGTCGCAGGAGCGGGGGACCCGCGCGCCTTGGGATGGGTCGGCAGGGTGCTCGCCCGCAGCACCTTCGCCGAAGCGCCCACCGTCATGACCCTGGCGGTTCCGGGAGAAACCACCGCCCAACTGTCCACCCGCTGGGAGGAAGAGGCCCTGCGCCGCTTGGGCACCACCGGCACGCGGGCGCTCGTGGTGGGTGTGGGCTGCGCAGACGCGAATTCAGGACTGTCCACTGCGCGTTCTCGCCTGGCGGTGGCCAACATCGCGGACCGGGCCGCCGCCCTGGGGATCCCGAGTTTCGTCGTCGGCCCACCTCCACTGGCCGGCGCCGACCAGGCACACTTGGAGGAACTTTCGCACGCATGCGCCCAAGTGTGCGAGCGTCGTCAGATTCCCTTCGTCGACACCTTCACGCCCTTGGTCGCCCACGACCAGTGGTTCGAGGACATGGCGTCCTCGCCGGCGCGTACACCGACGGGCATGACCCTGCCGGGCCAGTCGGGCTACGCCCTCATGGCATGGTTGACGCTGCACCAGGGCTGGTACGAGTGGACCGGGGCCGACGTCAGGGAATGA